aaaaataaaaataaaaagctgcaGCAAATAAAGAAACCCCGCACGCACTCAACAGTCAAAACTCTATCTCTACATTTTttccttccctctctttctctctctctctagattcCCGGCGGTGTCACCACCACCCCCACCACGGCAGATGGCGGAGCAACACAGCTGCTGCTCATGCTGCTTCAGCTTCATAATAACCATGGGCCTCACCGCCCTCTTCTTCTGGCTCTCCCTCCGTGTTGACCAACCAAAATTCTATCTCGAGTCAATTTACGTTCCTGCCCTCAACAGATCCCTTCCGTCAACAACAAAAAACGACACTGTTTTATTCAAAATGAAGTTCACGAACCCTAacaaagacaaagggatcaaatACGACGCCGTTCGGGTCAACATCTCCGTCTTCCTCTCCCAAAATACCACGCGCCTACTCTCCAACTCCACCGCCGTCGCTCCTTTCTACCAGGGCCGCCAGAAGAAGGCGCATAAGCCTAGCTCTGCCTCCTTCGTCGGAAACCCTACGCCGGCGGCGGGGATGGACGGGAAGGTGTATTTCCGGGTGGATTTTGCGACCGCGGTGAAGTACAAGATCTTGTTTTGGTACACGAAGCGACACGGTATGTGGGGAGGGGCAAATGTGGAAATTAACAATGGGGGTGTGAAGGTGTATCCGAAACCGGTGAGGCTTGGCAACGAGCCACCGAGGATCGTGAACGGCGCACCGGAGTTCCATGGAGGCTATCGTGCGCTTCTTCCGCTATTCCTAGCTGCGTGGATAATGCGCACTCGTTGACTTGACTTGACTTGACTTCACTAGTCCTGTATTTTTATTGGaggaattattttaattaatttaatttagttatttatttatttttaaaaaagcaGGGAAACACTGAAACTTAAAGTTCACTGCCATTTTTTCCCCGTAgagaactttttattttttatattgtattaCTAAGTGTAAAATCATATTTATGATGGACCAAACTATGTGTTAAATAGTGTTATGGTTATTTACAAAATGTCAATAACGTTTTGTGTTTTTacaactaaaataatattttttatcaaaacGTTTATGACGTTttgtgttttaataattaaaataatattttttattacaaaacgtGAGTTACATTTTgtctttttataattaaaaatttatttttattctattgttTTATTCATTCATCATTGTGTCATGTAAACCCAAAAAATGGAACATTAATTATTTACTTTAGCGGTTAGTATTCATTTCACTGCCATTAGTTCTGTTCCCAGTCTCATTTATTGTCAACTATTACCTTATGCACTTGTATACTGCTATACATTAATGCGTGCAGTTTGACTAATCAATGATGGAGTGAAAATAGGAACTCTGGCATTAATCAATGGTGCTAAATCACAAGGAAGATTGTTGGTGTATGTTTCGTTGATACTTGATACTCAGTTGTAAGATGATTTGATAATGGTGACTTTGGGGTTATTCTCATCAAAGTTGTTGATGAGAATGCCAAAGTCATTCGATGAGTAAGAGGTTGGATAGTATATTGTGTTTGTAGTATGATCACATTTTTGGTGATGCTGCTGCTGGATATTTCATTATTTTGGATGCAGTTACATTCATTATTAAATGTTGGAGTTCGTCATTGACTGGCAATCAAGGAATTGTAGGCCGTGATGAATAAATAGAAacaagtttttaattaaaaaataaaattttaattagttaatattagtaaattttttattgtaaaattattttttaaaaaattttgatcttTTAAAAGAATTAGTGTCTAAAATTAGGATTacgaattttaaattttggatataaagtttagaatttaggataaaaaataatttaagaaaTTTGTTGATATTATTAAGTAAAAAAATTAACTCTCTAATTAAATTCATTTCGTTAACATGTCTCTCTTTGATAAACCTTTCATGAACAATCTACTCTTACAATGCTCATTAGTCACACTTTTTCTCCCACAAACTATCCTTACCCTCTGTCCAAacaattttatttgttaaatacttagtttttaataatttttatttaacaaactagtttttaaatttttatttctcaGAAAATCGATAtttacttaaatttttttatacataaataaactaatttaaaaaaatagagaaCTTTTAGgagtttttatatatatttttaaaataataataataattgatatTTCAGAGCTTTTTGGTTTTGCCCTCAAACAAACCCTAGCCATCTAACCTCCACTACCGGCGCAGGGAGCGAGGCACTACCGCCGTCCATCGCGCTGTCGTCGTGCTCCAGGTCTCCAACCCCTGTTCATTCTCACAGTCTCACCAATTGCAGCTTCTTCGTTGAGATAGACATTCGCGTCTGGTTTTCGTCTTCTCAGCCGCACTTCTGCCGTCGTCAGTCATCGTGTCCGTCGCCTGATCGCCATTGTCCGTCGCACTCAACAGATCTTCCTCACACTCTGCCCAAACTGCTCACTCCTCAACGTCGCGCGCCTCCTCCACGTCACCGGAGCCCTTGGTCCTGAGAGTCTCGTATTCGATTGTCACGGCGGAGGGCCATATACCAACATTGCCAATGGCCGGATTCTAAAGTGGGAAGGAGATGAAGTTGGTTGGACTTAGTTTGCTGTCACCTGTTCCAATAGGTACCAAAATGTGAACTTGTTTCTAAAATGGTGAACTTCATGTGAATTTGAGGGTTGATATGCCTTAGTTTTTGTTGAAAATAGTGAGTATTTAAATCGGTCTAGATTTTTTTGGAGATTTATTAGTTTTAGAATCAAAAGTTTTGTTTATTGTGTTTTTGTGTTCTGGGTTTGCTAGTGGCTGAAGACTTGATATGAGGATTTGGACACCTTAATGAATATTCCTTCTCTGTTCTTAGTTCTGATCAGAACATTGATTTTTTTGGGGATTCTGTTAGTGCTACTAATTGAAACTTGAATCATGGAATGATTAGCTCTGTTTTGGATTGAATGATTACTGATTAGTTGATTCATTTTAGTCCtgtttttgttctttgtgttgtTCTGTGTTGAGTTTTGTTTATGAGTAATTAAATGCACAAAACAGGAATAGGATTGCTAATTTCTTTTGTGACTTTCATTGTTCTTTTCCCCTTATTGTGCTGCTGTTGTTGTTATGCTGCCGTTTTGTTATGGCACTGCGATTGTGTGATCACTGATCAgtgttttgaatttggaatttgtGATTAATAACTTGTTGAGCTTTGGAATTTGTGATTAATAACTTGTTAAGCTGCTGTTGttgttatgctgctgttttgtAATAGTTGTTGCTGAATGCTAAAACTGGAAATCAAATCAAATGCTGGTTGTTGCTGAATGAGTAGCTTAGCTGCCTGCCAATGCCATATATAAATAaactgatgaatgatgatgatgatggtagtgGAAGGAGAGTCAAAGTGTATAGGTAGTTGGTGATATGTTATGCTTTCTTATTCAATGACTATTTGTTAATTGTTATGTTGATACCTCAACTTGGAAACAACACTAGATCTTGTTTATGGCTTGCTCATCAAGAAGAATCTGTTGCTAAGGGAGCTCTCTTACAACAGATGAACGCAACGCTGCCTAAGATTAAACCGAAAAGGTCATCTTGCAAGATTCAGGTTCATGTTCAGTTAGCATAATACCACAGAATGATCAACATTTTCTAACTGAACTAGCTCAACATTCTTTTGAAATTGATAATCCTTTGAGTATTTTTTTCACTATAtaacttttgagtttgtattttgataagatcatatgaatttggttgatgattttttgtgtaatgttttaaatttggaagatattttaggatgtttatttatttatttattattttattctaaaacgattttctcggttgaaccactggttagaccggttagaccagtgaaccagtgactacAACGCTTTGATGACCGATCCGGTTTTCAAAACCttgcaaaataataattattttccgACGACTGGCCAAACCAGTCATGGAGGCTAAGCTAAGCTGGTGGCACGTTTGTAACATCGTCCCAGCGCCATATTGTGCCGTCCTCACAGCAACTCAAAATAATACTGCAGCATAACAGAAGGAACTGCTTGAGAAAAGAAACATAGGGAAGAAGATAATACCTTCCATCAAAAGAGCAACATAAGAATATGGCATTTACCTTCCATCAAAAGACACGGCAGTTTGCCGGATTGGAGATTTCGATTGAGGATGCGACAACCTGGAAAAGGTGATGAATTGAGCATAAAAAAACTTTCTAAGATAAAAACGTCTCATCATTATAACATGATAAACAAACCTTGCGATAAGAACCGGCGGACTTGACTGCAATTCCCAAACAAAAATCTTCCCTTCCCTGTTACCTGGGCAAAgccaaaaggaaatgaaaattGTAAATAAAATGTAGCAAATGTTGTATCAAAAGACGAAGTGGCAGCAAACCACAATGAACAAATTGTGTAATACACAGTTACAAGAAGAAAACAAAATATGACTTAAGAAGAAATTGCAGTTAGTTATTACCTATTGCAGCTTGATTGTAATGGAAATCACAAGAAAACTTGATGAACCAGATATCACACTCAGGAACAGGGTATTTCTGGAGAATGTCAACTACACCCTAAACAACAAACACAAATGCTTTCAACTTAAAAAATTGAAACTGTATCTGCAAATAATTactgaaattaaaaaaagaaaagtctaaattaaaatgaaataaaacaagATAATAATTCTTAATTCTAACAAACCTCTCCTGGAGTTTGTTCCTTCACTTTAGGCTCCCACAAGACAATTTCATTGTCAACACTCTGGAAATGCAATATAATCCATTAATTTCAGAATCGGTAGATAAATTTATGTAATATAAAGGGAATAATATTAGTTAATATGAAATGTAGTTGAGTTCGAAGAATATTATAAAACTCTTGAGCAGTGTGGTTCAGTTGAATAccaagttttctaggatttggtAAGGAGTTTCAGAAATACCGTTGAACATTTTCTTTTACTAGTATTTGGTTTCACAAAGATCATTTTATAACATGTGAAGGAAGCCAAAATGCAACCATTGGTTGCCACAGGGAAGTAGAATAACTCTGGAAAGTGTGATTACTCACCTTTGAAAGGATAAAATCACCCAGCCACCTATTACAGTCGACATAATTTGAATGAACTGAAGCGTTGAATACCTGAAAAGAATTACTATTAGAAAAGATCTCATATATGTATGTACTTCTACAAATAAAATTTTACTTACAGGAAACTGCACATATTTTGTGGGAAACTTAGATGGAAGATCTGTCCATGTGAATGACTTTTCCACGTAGGTCCAGAACTCTGCACCAGAATAAAAGCCGGGATCACTTAAATGAGAAAGAcaataatatttaattacaatTGGTACACACCATTCTGTTTTGCTGACAAGAATAGATGAGAGATTGTTTTACACAGATCGTATATatccaggtttaataaaataatggcaTGGAAATATATTCTTACCCTTCATCGACCATATCTTTACAGTATTATCCATGCCACAGCTAGCAATTTTGTATATATCTGATGGATGAAAGTCCTATAAAAAGCAAAAAGATAAAGAGCTACAATAAAGAATTAAGATAAAGAACTACTAATTAAGCAAGAAAGTATAGAGAAATACATTGCATAGATATGAATGCACTTACAACACTCAAAACTTCATTACGATGCCCTCCAGCCCCGGCAAATATCAGAATGCATATTCCAGTATGAACATTCCATAACCGGACAGATTCATCCTAATCAAATTTAGATGTTAACGGTTGAAAGGAAACCATTACTCTTACCATCAAAATTTCATACAAAAGAAAGCTACTCACTTTGCTTGCAGAGATCACAAGCGATGACTTCAATGCTTGGGTCCTGATTTCGTTTATGGAGTCTCCATGCCCAACAAAGCTCTAATGAAAAAACAGCACTGCGTCAAGAATCACATGAATAAAAGAAATCATTTTCAAGACATTCAGCACCCAATGCTTCCTACATAACTGTGAACTAACAACTAAcactaaatataaaatcaaacaacCATAATTATTTTGGTCTATTGTATGTAAAAAAGAATAAACCAACCCTTGAAAGGTGTGGTATACCTTGTATATCCTCTCAGAACCAGTATCTATGACTCGGATTACGCCATTGATTCCTCCAGCCACCAGAAATGGGGCACCATCAACATTGCTTGCCCAGCTCACTGTGTAAAAGGATTCATCCTTCTGGTCAACATAACAGATGAAATTTGAAGCATTTTTCCAATAAGAATTTCAAACTtccttaaaatttaatttttaaaaaacaaacCTCAAAGCTGAAACACAATTAAATTCttcaaaacaaataataaaatgtcAGGAAAAAAAACAGTGTTGGACTTACATCCTCATCAACATAAGATTGCAAAACAGCAATAACTCCTCCTTCAAGACACTGATAAACCGTAATctgcacaaaataaataaataaataaatgaataaacaaAATGAAGATTAAGATAATAAGCTCAAGCTATGGTTTCAACCATAATTAGGATAACAAAGTGAAAAGTTACAAAATTTTACAGAATCTAACAGCAATGACAAGAATACAAGTTAAAAGACCTAGTCTTAATCTTGAACCGCTGattcaaattttttcttttagaaaATAACAattaaacgaaaaaaaaaaaggtagaaGATAGAGAGTGAGAGAAGAAAACCCTATTGCCGCCAACAGTGGCAAAAACGTTGAGGTAGCGGGAATCGATGAAGTTGAAAACGACGGCGTATAGAGGGCGTTTACCCTCTTGGAGGCGGTTGGTGACTCTGTAATCTCTCTTCTTCGATGGAGTTAGTGAACCCACCACTGGCTCTTTTAAGAGATTTTAggtgattaatatttttttatttttgctttactTAAATCAATAAACTCTTCTCTTTTTTACACTAAAAAGTATTAGTTCATGCATTTTCTAACTATATTTACTACACAAATATCAAATTTAGTAACGTTATATGCATGAAATAGTAGATTTGGACTTTAATTTAGTAACGCTATATGCATAAAATAGTATATTTAGATGACATTATTTATTATAtcataaaggtttaattactctgttgatccgtatagtttcgcaaaattttcaattaggtccttgtacttttttttttaattgggttcctgcaccaaatttttttttttttttaattagatccctCTTAACAGTAattagcttaattttatagggaccaaacaaaaaaaaatttggtacagggatccaaataaaaggaaaaaaatgtgtagagaccaaattaaaaaaaatatttagtacAAGGACTCaatcaaaaggaaaaaaagtacaaggatctaattaaaaattttgcaaaactataaggaccaacagagtaattaaacctaacataaattatataaatacaAATATATTAAATGATTATATGTGTTAGAAATATATAAAAGTCAGATAAAGAGAatgtaaaaagtaaaaaacatAAGAATAATTTTTAGAATTATTATCCTTTAAATTGATTTGGATATTActcaaaatataaaaagaaattagGAACAAAAAAGCAACTAATGGAAAATTTATTAATCTTTATGTAAATCATGTCTATTGTTATCAGTTATCACTGCAATGAATCTGAAAAAGTGAAATGTTCCTTCCTCATGGGATATTTTAGCATATTACTCTATGCTTATTGGACTACAAAATTTAACTGTATTATCTGACACAAATGAAAAGCTACAACAAAATCATCATAGAAACCAAACCAACCAGATATAAAAGCCAAAAGAGCCTTATCTTTAATCTTTATTTCACTTTGCTGCATTCAAAAACTAGTAGCAATGGCTTCCACAATCCTCCAGTTTCTCTCATCATATCCTACTTCTCATTCTCATCATccaaaccaaaaccaaaaccatcTCTATTCCCATAGACCATTTATAGAGATTTCAAATATTCAAATCCACCCAAGAAAGCACTACTCCATCAACTgcaccaataataataataacaataatgccTTAAGCACCAATTATCCAGCTAGTGATTATTCCAATGATGATTCTAATGAAGAATTTCCAACCCAAGATCCGAATTCCAGCACAGTCAACAGTCCAGAGACATTTCCcatagagaagagaagaagatcagAAATAGTGAGGCGAAGAAGGCCTAAAACTGAAATATCACAGGCCGAGCCACCGAATTTTGAGGTTGGTTGGAAGAGGACAAAAGAGATTAATTTAGAGCTGCCAATAGGTTATGTCATAGCTGATTTCTTGGAGAAGCTAGAGGAGCTAATGGGGAAGGAATTCGGGTCGACTGAGTTGCTAGCAAAGGCCGGGGAGATTGTGGCCGAGAGGGCGAGGGAGGAGGCAGAGATACTGATGGATGAAGGGAAAGTGGAAGAGAGAATGGTGACTGAGTTGTTTAGAGTGTTGAAGCTGATGGAAATGGATTTGGCAATGGTGAAGGCTTCTGTGAAGGAAGAGACATTGGATGAGAGGCTCAAACAGGCTAAGGCTAGATGCAGGCAAGCCATTCTTGTTGCTTACTCATTTTGAATCAGATTCAGATTCTTTCATGATGGGAATGTAACTTTGTTGGTGTAATTAAGGTTTACATGAAATTGATGTAGATAAATTCTTGACTGACTTTTTTTTTGAAGTACTCATTTGATACTCTTATTTTAGAAATTTGAAATGCTTTAGAAATGTAAGTgacaaaattaaaactttttaaacTCTGGACCAAATTAAATTTTAGATGATCATTAAAAGCATCTAATATATTTTTCTGATATATATTGGTGCAAGTTCTATAGATTACTGGATATTAGCACTTAAAAGAAGCAAAATATTGCTAAGATCCCAACACAAACTTGTGCATAACTTTATTACAATTTTATCGTTCTTTAGGTATACACATAGTTTTCACACTCTTaaaatgtttttctttttcttttttttagcaTATATTTAGTTATCTGATTCAAGTGATACAAACTTAATTCCCCTTGAGCAAAAGTCTCGATTTTGAATAATATGGATGGAAAAAAATTCTGTTAACAAAACTAGTTCCTAGTAGATGTTTTTGACTCAAACAAAACAGCCTCATATAGAAGATACATGTAGTTTCAATTGAAAAATATAACAGCATGCTTAGCTATGAAATaaaaaattgtgaaaattatAGCCGAGTGTAACAATTTCGATGGCCAAATTTGTTGTGCAAATTTTGGCTTTTATAAAAATCTACCGCGCCTGAGCATTGTCGCAATAACAAATGATCACAATTCACAACAATGAACAATGATTTTCTTTTAAGATTTTAACTGCAATTCTTTTCTTCAAAATGCAGCGCACTTTCCAGTTTCCACTTTATCCGACTGTTGTTATAGATGCCCCTATCAACTTGCATATTCAGTGCAAGTTTCAAAATTACTCATAAGTACATCATCAAAAATAAACATAGTATGATTAATATTTTTCTGATATTATATTaacaaagaaaagagagaaaaatgttAGTACACCACAACTTCATGCCTACTTTAGCTGCTATATCAGATGTTTGAATTCTGGAACAGCCCTTTTAGAAAAGACCTACCTATCTATCACCTCAACCCCAAAATTTGTGAGTTATTTGTACACATTTGGATATAATGCCCCTATTAATAGGAACTCAAGTGAAGACTGAAGAGTACTTCACCTACTCACCCTTCTTAGTTTAGCTCAATGTTTTGTGCTGTTAGCATTATGTAATTCAGAGGTTTTGGCATGAGCACTTAGCAGAGAATCATGATATTCCTTTGGAGGCACAAGGCCTAGCTTATCCTTGATTTCAGAAAGCAGTTCGAGGCTCGCTTGCAAATGGCTTGACTCTGACCCGTTGATGAGAGAGAACACCTATACAAATACAGACATAATTGTTGTGAATATAATAATGACACACAATAGAGATAGATAAATGATTTACTTTACTAATAGATTCTCCTAAAAATCCTCCTAAACACTAAATAAGGGAAGCATTGGTTTTTTTTGAGATTCCAAGACAAAAAAAATCTACTGTTTTTAATACTTTATTTTATAGTAATAGGAGTATGATTAGGAATGTTTTTAGGGAAGGAAGCAAAGGCGAACCTTATCAAAGAGAACTTTCATAACCAATTCATCGCTGTGGTGCTTATCGCAGAGAACTTCTGTAACCAGTTCGTCGCTTTGGTACTTATTCTTGAGGAGCTTACACAAGTTGACAGCAGAACTGACACGAAATATAGTGAGCATCAGTAAACTATAGAATGCATTTCTGGTGAAAAAAAGTTTCAATAAAGTGGGAATAGAAAGATGGAACCTTATATCCTTGTTCCAAATACAATACAAGATGATTCTGCAGCAAGCTCCATCCCAGTAATCTGTATCATTTAATTCCTCAAGTAGAAGAAGCAACCTGTCCAGCTCTACATCGGACCGAGTCTTCTCCTATGGATGTTGAATTCGTTGATTATGAATCATATtaagttaaaaattttataaaagccGATAATATGTTATTATTAAACTCAAAAATAAGTAACAATCCTTAAATTGAGAAAAATATTATTGCCAATCACTTTTCGATTAAATAAATTTCCAAATCTTTaaactttttttctctttttaaatattttttctcttaattttcacACCTATTATCATATAAAAATactttaatatttataataactaAACAAATCTTTATAGTACATACATGAAAgtaaattattttagaatttatttatttttctcatgATATTATATTAATAACATATTAAGTAAATTCATTAAAacaattatattttattcatgAATATGTTTTAAATGCATATAACAAAGTTATTagaataacttatttatattattttatagtatatttttttatgatatgaAGCATAAAAATATAACTTACTGTCACAATAATACTTAACAAAGTAagctaataaaaattagataatttttatattttatcaaatccaaaacaaaaactaaattttttatataacaagcacttattagtatttttttaatcaaaaaaatattaattatgattatatatattaatgaatatataatattatatttgattatataatattttaattttcgtCCCCTCCTCTATCAAATTTTTAGATCCGTCCCTGGACATAATGAGAGCTTCAAATGACCAAAACCGTCTAGAGTTAAATCATTGTTCTTTCCCCCCTccccaaaaaacaaaaaatcatgtAGACAAAAGTTATACATGCGAAATGCAAGATAAGCCTATGCAATGTTCAACATCAAACCCAAAAGAGATGCATGCATTAGAAAACATATTTCATATAAAGAGCATTCATGTGTCTATCGAAAAATTTAAGAGTTGGTTCATGATACTGCAATGGAAATACTAAGATAGTAAATTTCTTAGATAAAAATGTTGAAGCAATCAATCTTATAGTCTGAGTTATTATTAGAAGAAAGAACATAAGAAATATTAGAAACTTCTGAACACACACAGAATTGAAGATCAAAAAATGACTGAAATGGGTTTATTATGATGTTATAAATCCCAACTTACCATGACTATATCCTCTTCTGTTTCAGAGTTGCTAATCAGGTAGCTAAAAGTCTCTGAATCAGGCATTACATCAGCATTCTGCATGTGCTCAAGGACCCTGACCCCATCACTCGTGTTTTTCTGAAAAATTTCAGCAAAATGGTGAGAAAAGGAATGCATTAATGCTGAAGTAGGATAGATGTTGATTCAAATACATTTTGGAAGCACTTCTCAGCATTTCAAAACTTGTCAAAACTATATCCATTATCAGCAGCCATATTTCAACTCATGAGAAATCATTTGTATGCAAAGGATTGCCCAGATAACCGTACTATTTTACAGATACAAGGAGTTATCCCTTAATGCAACTATTGATTTCTACAGTGTAGTTTGGTAAAATTTCTCTTTGCCCAAAGCCCAAGAGTCGGAATGACCCTGCTCAAAGATTTGTGTCATATACTCATGTCCATAACCTATAACTATTTAAAAAGACGAAAcgaaaaaataacaacaaaggtTCAATGGAACCATTTTTTTAGGTTCAACGAAAGCATTCCAATCTCATTGCAAAACCACAAAAAGCATATTAAGTATAGAACAGAGGCATTAAAGAAACATCACCTCTCTAAAACATTCTGCCATTATGGTATTGTACATGCTAGCTGATGGTTTCAAATTCAGTTCCCCCATTTCATCGAGCATTCTATATGCACCTTCAAGCTgtattatgaaataaaataacaTCAACGACGTTCTAAATTTCACTGCAACTCACTAAAATACAGCTACACTGGATACTTAGCAAGATGAAGCTAAAATCAGTAAAAGACTGGTGAACAATAAGCACAAGAATGAAAATGAATGGGTACAACTTACGTCTTTCATCTTCAAGAACAAGTCTATCATACATCTAAATGTCTTATCATTTGTCTCCAGATTGTACTGGCGTATTGTAGAGAAGATCCGATGAACCTTTATTTGAGAATACACCAAAGAATAAAACAAACTACATGTGAGAACAGTAAACTATCCAAGATGTTATAGAATAATTGATTCCAGCTCTACATATATTGCTTACTGACAGGAACTGAGATCTAGCAGAAAATAGGGGATTTTATTGATGAACTAGGGATTGTAAATCACAACCCCTTATTGAAATACACTGTTGGGTCTAACCAACTCTGGAGAGAATTTTCTTCTCCTGAACTAACAAACTGAACAGAATTTTCTAATTGACTAAAAATTAACTAACCCCTAGTATTTCATAGGCAGCAGCTAGGCCTAGCACTACTGCTCCTAAACCTGCTAAACTAGTTTAAAAGGGACAAACAAACCTGTTTCTATCACTTACCTTTCGTTTttattaaaaaagagaaaaaaattaatgAGAAGAGATGAATGCAAAAAGAATGGAGGTGCAAAATAATTTCAAATTGAAGCATCCTTACTTAATGGCaagagaacaaaagaaaaattacgtCACTGTTTTTTCCAAAAGGTAAAGGCGGGTAGAGCAAGCTATGTCATCCAAAAGATGAGCTGGTCAATTCTAAGCAACCTCTCTGCACTAGACAATTGCAAGAAAGACAAAATGTGTGATATAGAGCATAGAGACAAAAGTATTCTTGGATCTTCGCCTAATATACTAAGCTTTTAAGTATACTGATTCCTTGACATGATATTAGAACTTCATGGCCAAGAGGAAA
The DNA window shown above is from Arachis ipaensis cultivar K30076 chromosome B08, Araip1.1, whole genome shotgun sequence and carries:
- the LOC107612026 gene encoding protein NDR1-like, which produces MAEQHSCCSCCFSFIITMGLTALFFWLSLRVDQPKFYLESIYVPALNRSLPSTTKNDTVLFKMKFTNPNKDKGIKYDAVRVNISVFLSQNTTRLLSNSTAVAPFYQGRQKKAHKPSSASFVGNPTPAAGMDGKVYFRVDFATAVKYKILFWYTKRHGMWGGANVEINNGGVKVYPKPVRLGNEPPRIVNGAPEFHGGYRALLPLFLAAWIMRTR
- the LOC107610578 gene encoding polycomb group protein FERTILIZATION-INDEPENDENT ENDOSPERM, whose amino-acid sequence is MQQSEIKIKDKALLAFISEPVVGSLTPSKKRDYRVTNRLQEGKRPLYAVVFNFIDSRYLNVFATVGGNRITVYQCLEGGVIAVLQSYVDEDKDESFYTVSWASNVDGAPFLVAGGINGVIRVIDTGSERIYKSFVGHGDSINEIRTQALKSSLVISASKDESVRLWNVHTGICILIFAGAGGHRNEVLSVDFHPSDIYKIASCGMDNTVKIWSMKEFWTYVEKSFTWTDLPSKFPTKYVQFPVFNASVHSNYVDCNRWLGDFILSKSVDNEIVLWEPKVKEQTPGEGVVDILQKYPVPECDIWFIKFSCDFHYNQAAIGNREGKIFVWELQSSPPVLIARLSHPQSKSPIRQTAVSFDGSIILSCCEDGTIWRWDDVTNVPPA
- the LOC107612719 gene encoding uncharacterized protein LOC107612719; protein product: MASTILQFLSSYPTSHSHHPNQNQNHLYSHRPFIEISNIQIHPRKHYSINCTNNNNNNNALSTNYPASDYSNDDSNEEFPTQDPNSSTVNSPETFPIEKRRRSEIVRRRRPKTEISQAEPPNFEVGWKRTKEINLELPIGYVIADFLEKLEELMGKEFGSTELLAKAGEIVAERAREEAEILMDEGKVEERMVTELFRVLKLMEMDLAMVKASVKEETLDERLKQAKARCRQAILVAYSF